A part of Trichocoleus sp. FACHB-46 genomic DNA contains:
- a CDS encoding PspA/IM30 family protein, whose protein sequence is MGLFDRISRVVRSNVNDMVSKAEDPEKILEQSILDMQEDLVQLRQAVASAIASQKRTQQQQNQAQTESNNWQQRAQLALQKGDENLAREALLRRKTYNETATSLKTQLDQQNGQVDTLKRSLIGLESKISEAKTKKDMLKARAAAAKANEQLQNVVGNMSTGSAMGAFERMEEKVLQMEARSQAVAELAGANLESQFAQLESGSDVDDELAAMKAQLIGGASPEQKTLPASSPSASAPKDAAVDAELEDLKKQLDSL, encoded by the coding sequence ATGGGATTATTCGACCGCATTAGCCGAGTAGTCAGATCCAACGTCAACGACATGGTCAGCAAGGCTGAAGATCCAGAGAAGATTCTGGAACAGTCTATTCTGGACATGCAAGAGGACTTGGTGCAGTTGCGTCAAGCCGTTGCCAGTGCGATCGCCAGCCAAAAGCGAACTCAACAACAACAGAACCAGGCTCAAACCGAATCTAATAACTGGCAGCAACGCGCTCAATTGGCGCTACAAAAGGGTGATGAGAACTTAGCCCGTGAAGCATTGCTACGCCGTAAAACCTACAATGAAACCGCTACGAGTCTGAAAACTCAACTCGACCAACAAAACGGTCAGGTTGATACTTTGAAGCGTAGTTTAATCGGCTTAGAGAGCAAGATTTCGGAAGCAAAGACTAAGAAAGACATGCTCAAGGCCCGCGCTGCTGCTGCGAAAGCTAATGAGCAACTGCAAAATGTGGTCGGCAATATGAGCACTGGTAGTGCTATGGGTGCCTTCGAGCGCATGGAAGAAAAGGTATTGCAAATGGAGGCTCGTTCTCAAGCAGTTGCCGAGTTGGCAGGCGCTAACTTAGAAAGCCAATTTGCCCAATTAGAGTCTGGTAGCGATGTAGATGATGAGCTGGCCGCTATGAAGGCTCAGTTAATTGGTGGTGCTTCACCTGAACAGAAAACGCTACCTGCATCTAGCCCATCAGCGAGCGCACCCAAAGATGCAGCCGTTGATGCTGAATTGGAAGACCTGAAAAAGCAGCTTGACAGTCTATAA
- a CDS encoding NF038130 family PEP-CTERM protein, with protein MVKNIKRLIVGASVFATVSAIANAPAFAASIVNATVGGNASFLTYTVIGGQTVVDPTNNVQAALDGDSSAPGGNVELFSNSEAGSLYSSAGATLAQKLTAFNNFLGYNEVKTLDGQLNGKNISLSSLTAVDWLGASNVTTLQTALGSNTTAIQKSAAIASLYNSSNLATTWFNTTLTQYGMAPNQNLFSTFLLAGGLQRFSDPNISYVNQDDQTGLIKIGLAGHFNAAPLLGLPGTIQASELVKVSYNGQASQYLRSYQATKSGLVSKDGTNSHTGNYEVSLQGELPPKPSPESVPEPSLALGLFSLGGLFAAKRKLTKQTSA; from the coding sequence ATGGTGAAGAATATTAAACGCCTAATCGTTGGAGCCTCCGTGTTCGCAACTGTCAGTGCGATCGCTAACGCTCCTGCATTTGCAGCATCTATCGTCAATGCAACAGTTGGAGGTAATGCATCTTTTCTGACTTACACAGTCATTGGCGGTCAAACCGTAGTAGACCCAACCAATAATGTGCAGGCAGCATTAGATGGTGATAGCAGCGCTCCAGGCGGCAATGTCGAACTATTTTCTAATAGTGAAGCAGGTTCTCTCTACTCCAGCGCCGGAGCAACCCTGGCCCAAAAGTTAACCGCTTTCAACAATTTTTTGGGTTACAACGAAGTCAAGACTTTGGATGGTCAGCTCAACGGTAAAAACATCAGCCTCAGCAGCTTAACTGCTGTAGATTGGCTAGGAGCTAGCAACGTTACTACTCTCCAGACAGCCCTCGGTTCTAATACAACTGCCATCCAAAAATCTGCGGCGATCGCCTCGCTCTACAATTCATCCAACTTAGCAACCACTTGGTTTAACACCACCCTAACTCAGTACGGGATGGCACCTAACCAAAACCTATTTAGCACCTTTTTGCTAGCAGGTGGGCTGCAGAGATTTAGTGACCCCAACATCTCCTATGTCAATCAAGACGATCAAACTGGGTTGATTAAGATTGGCTTAGCCGGACATTTCAATGCTGCCCCTCTCTTAGGATTACCGGGCACCATTCAGGCCAGTGAACTAGTCAAAGTTAGCTACAACGGACAAGCGAGCCAATACTTACGTAGCTATCAGGCGACCAAGTCTGGGCTCGTCTCCAAAGATGGTACAAATTCCCACACTGGCAACTACGAAGTCTCTTTGCAAGGTGAACTACCACCCAAGCCCTCCCCTGAGTCAGTTCCTGAGCCTTCACTAGCACTAGGCTTATTCAGTTTGGGTGGATTGTTTGCCGCTAAGCGCAAGCTAACCAAACAAACCTCAGCTTAA
- a CDS encoding alpha/beta hydrolase: MLTELESLPDPRILTIPLQFGQLDTSSQPAAYLEMGSGPTLVLLHGFLGTGACWLPLMQKLRSHYRCISLDLLGFGNSGKPAIRYDIATEVAFVRQVVEALNLGSCYFIGHSFGGWVAAAYALQYPNAVNGLVLAAAAGIRDDSFCGRYDHLRPLLWPVPVVDWGLHLVKPLAGLLGQRAAIAQLSWFRQELKAQPAARSFLLDRLRPEDAIDTVEQQIHQLRLPTLVITGDRDETIPLWHSQTYAKQIPSAELAIIPEADHALPQKYADEMAELILQFFANQTDAISRHSSTHPSSS, translated from the coding sequence GTGTTGACTGAATTGGAATCTTTGCCTGATCCACGCATCCTAACCATACCCCTACAGTTTGGACAACTTGACACTAGTTCCCAGCCAGCAGCCTATTTGGAAATGGGGAGTGGTCCGACACTGGTGCTGTTACATGGGTTTCTAGGCACTGGAGCTTGTTGGCTACCTCTGATGCAGAAATTGCGATCGCACTATCGTTGCATTAGTCTAGACTTGCTTGGCTTTGGAAATTCGGGTAAGCCTGCTATTCGCTACGACATTGCGACAGAAGTAGCTTTTGTGCGCCAGGTGGTAGAAGCCCTAAATCTAGGTTCCTGTTATTTCATAGGCCATTCGTTCGGTGGTTGGGTCGCGGCAGCTTATGCCTTGCAGTATCCCAATGCGGTGAATGGTCTTGTCTTAGCAGCCGCTGCCGGAATTCGAGACGATAGTTTTTGTGGCCGCTATGACCATTTGCGCCCGTTATTATGGCCTGTCCCAGTAGTTGATTGGGGCCTACATTTGGTTAAACCGTTAGCGGGGTTATTGGGTCAGCGGGCGGCGATCGCCCAACTTAGCTGGTTTCGTCAGGAATTGAAAGCTCAACCTGCGGCTCGTTCCTTTCTGTTAGACCGACTGCGACCGGAAGACGCGATTGACACAGTAGAGCAGCAAATTCATCAGTTGCGACTGCCGACGCTAGTAATCACAGGCGATCGCGACGAAACCATTCCCTTATGGCATAGCCAAACTTATGCCAAACAAATTCCAAGCGCTGAGTTAGCAATTATTCCTGAGGCTGACCATGCTTTGCCCCAGAAATATGCAGATGAAATGGCAGAGTTGATTCTGCAATTTTTCGCCAACCAAACTGATGCCATTTCTCGCCATTCATCAACTCACCCTAGTTCCAGTTAA
- a CDS encoding iron uptake porin, producing MTAISFCRSLLISPFVFGLLAVTGTSAIADEVLEGTQIKGNMLPAQLAQEQVDVDALVGNSLNQVTSVSQLSDVQPTDWAFQALQSLVERYGCIAGYPDGTYRGNRALTRYEFAAGVNACLDRVNELITAGTADLVGKEDLATLERLQEEFSAELATLRGRVDALEARTAEIEANQFSTTTKLEGEAVFAIAGIAAGDNALGEEVDRSAALGHRTRLNLETSFTGRDLLRTRLQAEGLEALSSTTLTPEGDLAFAGDSDNDVSLDALLYSFPLGENTEVVLAANSGAADDFASTVNFLDGDGATGALSAFGTRHPIYYLVEGAGLGIKHEFGNALELSLGYLASDAAEPSEKSGLFDGAYGALAQLLFKPSDRLNVGLTFVHAYKRETGTGSNLANPQAFISRLLEESSLGGNDNLEGLTTVIPIVSNSLGLELSWQLSDKFVLGGWAGYTFNRTLSSGGGLFERGDFETVNWAVTLGFPDLGKEGNLAGIIVGMEPKVVGADIRTTPAATALAASLPAGIIGSFGEDRDTSLHIEAFYQYQVNDNISITPGVIWLTAPDHNSANNDIVIGTIRTTFAF from the coding sequence ACTGCAATTTCTTTCTGCCGTTCTTTATTGATTTCTCCGTTTGTTTTCGGGCTGTTGGCAGTAACCGGAACTTCCGCGATCGCTGACGAAGTTCTGGAAGGCACCCAGATTAAAGGGAATATGCTACCCGCTCAACTAGCTCAAGAGCAGGTAGATGTAGATGCATTGGTTGGAAACTCTTTGAACCAGGTGACTTCTGTATCTCAGTTGTCTGATGTTCAACCTACTGATTGGGCTTTTCAAGCATTACAGTCTTTAGTAGAGCGCTATGGCTGTATCGCTGGTTATCCTGATGGTACTTATCGGGGCAATCGGGCTCTGACTCGGTATGAGTTTGCAGCGGGCGTGAATGCTTGCCTGGATCGAGTGAATGAATTGATTACAGCAGGTACCGCTGACCTAGTTGGGAAAGAAGATTTAGCAACTCTAGAGCGTCTTCAGGAGGAGTTTTCTGCCGAACTCGCTACTCTACGAGGCCGAGTCGATGCTTTAGAAGCAAGAACTGCTGAGATTGAAGCTAACCAATTCTCGACGACGACTAAGCTTGAGGGGGAAGCAGTTTTCGCGATTGCAGGTATTGCTGCGGGTGATAACGCATTGGGCGAAGAAGTTGACAGAAGCGCAGCCCTGGGTCATCGCACCCGACTAAATTTAGAGACTAGCTTTACGGGTCGTGATTTGCTGAGAACTCGCCTGCAAGCTGAAGGACTTGAGGCTTTATCAAGCACAACATTAACGCCAGAAGGAGATTTGGCCTTTGCAGGCGACTCCGATAATGACGTCAGCTTGGATGCGCTTCTGTATAGCTTTCCACTTGGTGAGAACACTGAAGTGGTGCTAGCAGCTAATTCCGGTGCTGCTGATGACTTCGCGAGTACTGTGAACTTTTTAGATGGTGATGGAGCGACAGGGGCCTTATCAGCGTTTGGCACTCGGCACCCAATCTATTACTTGGTTGAAGGGGCAGGCTTAGGCATTAAACACGAGTTTGGGAATGCCTTAGAGCTAAGTTTGGGATATTTAGCAAGTGATGCTGCCGAACCAAGTGAAAAGAGCGGTTTATTTGATGGGGCCTATGGTGCGCTGGCGCAGCTTTTGTTCAAGCCTAGCGATCGCTTGAATGTAGGTTTAACTTTTGTGCATGCCTACAAGCGAGAAACGGGGACTGGCAGTAATCTTGCTAACCCTCAAGCTTTCATCAGCCGTCTACTTGAGGAATCGTCTCTCGGTGGCAACGATAATTTAGAAGGTTTAACGACAGTCATTCCAATCGTTAGCAACTCCCTCGGCCTTGAACTTTCTTGGCAACTGAGCGACAAATTTGTTCTGGGTGGTTGGGCAGGTTACACTTTCAATCGCACACTCAGCTCTGGAGGTGGGCTGTTTGAGCGGGGTGATTTTGAAACCGTTAACTGGGCTGTAACGCTTGGTTTCCCAGACTTAGGAAAGGAAGGCAATCTGGCAGGCATCATCGTCGGGATGGAGCCCAAAGTGGTGGGTGCTGATATAAGAACTACTCCAGCTGCCACAGCACTAGCTGCAAGCTTACCTGCTGGAATTATTGGTTCGTTTGGAGAAGACCGAGACACTTCACTTCATATAGAAGCTTTCTACCAGTACCAGGTGAACGACAATATCTCCATTACTCCAGGCGTTATTTGGCTGACTGCGCCTGATCATAATAGTGCCAATAACGACATTGTGATCGGTACTATTCGGACAACATTTGCTTTCTAA
- the moaC gene encoding cyclic pyranopterin monophosphate synthase MoaC, with the protein MTQQIFPESPNSATSQALSHLDSAGQAQMVDVSAKESTIRQAIAVGQVRMRPETLAAIQAGNAPKGDVVSTARLAGIMAAKQTAQLIPLCHPLPLHKVEVWLTPDDDLPGYQIRAEVKTKAETGVEMEALTAVSITALTLYDMAKALEKSMQIESIRLLSKTGGKSGNYQAEATDAS; encoded by the coding sequence ATGACACAACAAATTTTTCCTGAAAGCCCGAATTCAGCTACTAGTCAGGCATTGAGCCATTTAGACTCAGCAGGGCAAGCGCAGATGGTAGATGTTTCTGCTAAGGAGTCAACCATCCGTCAAGCGATCGCGGTGGGCCAAGTCCGCATGCGCCCAGAGACGCTGGCAGCGATCCAAGCGGGTAATGCACCTAAAGGGGATGTGGTTAGCACAGCTAGGTTGGCTGGAATCATGGCCGCCAAGCAAACCGCACAATTGATTCCTCTTTGTCACCCTTTACCGCTGCATAAAGTAGAAGTTTGGCTCACTCCAGACGATGATTTACCGGGCTATCAAATTCGGGCAGAAGTGAAAACCAAAGCCGAAACAGGCGTAGAGATGGAAGCTTTGACAGCCGTCTCAATCACCGCTTTAACTCTCTATGACATGGCTAAAGCTCTAGAAAAATCAATGCAAATTGAGTCAATTCGCTTGCTCAGTAAGACTGGTGGTAAGTCAGGCAACTACCAAGCCGAAGCAACAGACGCATCTTAA
- a CDS encoding response regulator, translated as MSQDADELGQGSARILLIEDNDSNRQLLSDYLNYCGYTVLTLAAGAEFFTAIAQFQPHIVLLDLKLPDIDGYTLLEQLQQRGEEFQVPVIVVSAFAFQSDQRRALSLGARRYLVKPVNLNLLKQAIREELPYSVL; from the coding sequence ATGAGCCAGGATGCAGATGAGTTAGGACAAGGCAGTGCTCGAATCTTGCTGATTGAGGATAATGACTCCAATCGGCAACTGCTGAGTGACTATCTCAATTACTGCGGTTATACCGTACTAACTTTGGCCGCAGGTGCTGAATTTTTTACGGCGATCGCTCAATTTCAGCCTCATATTGTGCTTTTAGATCTGAAATTACCAGATATTGATGGATACACTCTTTTAGAGCAACTGCAACAACGTGGGGAAGAGTTCCAAGTCCCTGTAATCGTCGTTTCAGCGTTTGCTTTTCAGTCTGACCAGCGGCGAGCATTGAGTTTAGGGGCTCGTCGTTACTTAGTCAAACCAGTGAACCTGAACCTACTCAAACAAGCAATCCGAGAGGAACTGCCCTACTCGGTCTTATAG
- a CDS encoding MFS transporter encodes MKAFTDLAPEPRRNLLVLFATGLLFWCSLASLLPTLPLYVQEIGGSSQQIGIVMGAFAIGLLLSRAWLGNLADNRSRKIVLLIGMTVVAIAPLGYLFIHSIPLLIAVRAFHGVSIAAFGTAYSALTVDLSPEKNRGELVGYMSLVNPIGVAIGPAIGGLLQAAVGYIPLFLLSALLGLIGLVSAVQVREPNRHLENGDSSSSGPSNQFWRLLLSPRIRIPALVMLLIGLAFGTLSTFVPLYIAEAKVDLNAGFFYTAAAIASFGIRLLTGRASDRYGRGLFISLSLTFYSLAMLLLWTARNAEAFLIAGLLEGAGAGTLIPMMVALMADRSQPQERAKILALCVSGFDVGIAIAGPIFGSIAEQVGYRSLFGFCAILAFVGLLVFITQSSKDLAYSLKFASGRGRDLYAVNQTPQKS; translated from the coding sequence TTGAAAGCTTTTACAGATTTAGCGCCTGAGCCTCGTCGCAACTTATTAGTTTTGTTTGCCACCGGACTGCTATTTTGGTGCAGTTTGGCTTCTTTGCTGCCAACCTTACCCCTCTACGTACAAGAAATTGGTGGGAGTAGCCAACAAATTGGCATTGTGATGGGGGCCTTTGCAATTGGCTTGCTATTGTCGCGGGCTTGGTTAGGAAATTTAGCCGATAACCGCAGTCGCAAGATCGTTTTGCTGATTGGCATGACAGTTGTGGCGATCGCTCCCCTGGGCTATTTATTCATTCATTCCATCCCCTTGTTGATCGCAGTTCGGGCTTTCCACGGTGTCAGCATTGCTGCTTTTGGTACGGCCTACAGTGCCTTAACCGTTGATCTTTCACCAGAGAAAAATCGTGGTGAGTTAGTTGGGTATATGAGCTTGGTTAACCCAATTGGGGTCGCGATTGGACCTGCAATAGGTGGGTTACTCCAAGCAGCGGTAGGATATATTCCTTTATTTCTCTTATCTGCCTTGTTGGGTTTGATTGGGCTAGTGAGCGCAGTACAAGTTCGTGAACCCAATCGGCACTTAGAGAACGGAGATTCAAGCTCTAGTGGTCCATCCAATCAGTTTTGGCGTTTATTACTCAGTCCCCGAATTCGCATTCCTGCTCTGGTAATGCTATTAATCGGCTTAGCATTTGGGACTCTGAGTACCTTTGTGCCCTTATACATTGCTGAAGCTAAAGTTGACCTGAACGCGGGATTCTTTTACACAGCTGCTGCGATCGCCAGCTTTGGCATTCGTCTCCTGACAGGTCGAGCTTCCGATCGCTATGGGCGAGGACTGTTTATCAGCCTCAGCCTTACTTTTTATTCACTCGCAATGCTGCTGTTGTGGACCGCCCGCAATGCTGAAGCTTTCTTGATTGCAGGTTTGCTAGAAGGCGCTGGAGCAGGCACGCTAATTCCTATGATGGTGGCGTTGATGGCCGATCGCTCCCAACCGCAAGAGCGAGCTAAAATTTTAGCGCTATGTGTGAGTGGTTTTGATGTTGGTATCGCGATCGCTGGTCCCATCTTTGGCTCTATAGCGGAACAAGTGGGGTACCGTAGCTTGTTTGGCTTCTGCGCTATTCTCGCGTTTGTAGGGCTGCTAGTTTTTATCACTCAATCTAGCAAAGACCTAGCTTACTCACTCAAGTTCGCTTCCGGGCGAGGTCGCGATCTGTATGCAGTTAATCAAACGCCTCAAAAAAGTTAA
- a CDS encoding co-chaperone YbbN: MTGSVITISDAEFAATALEPTSKLVVIYFWAPWCGPCRLTAPLMDWAATHYSDRLKVVKMEIDPNPETVAKYQVQGVPALIFLKDGEVAASIEGAIGKQKLIDLLETHLPK; the protein is encoded by the coding sequence ATGACTGGCAGTGTAATTACGATTTCAGACGCTGAGTTTGCGGCAACCGCTCTTGAGCCAACGAGCAAGCTTGTGGTTATCTACTTTTGGGCTCCTTGGTGTGGTCCTTGCCGACTCACGGCTCCGTTGATGGATTGGGCAGCGACTCACTACAGCGATCGCCTCAAAGTTGTCAAAATGGAGATAGACCCCAATCCTGAAACCGTGGCGAAGTACCAGGTGCAGGGAGTACCCGCTCTGATCTTCCTTAAAGATGGGGAAGTCGCGGCTTCAATTGAAGGAGCCATTGGCAAGCAAAAGCTGATTGATCTGCTCGAAACTCACTTGCCAAAGTAG
- a CDS encoding cadherin-like domain-containing protein yields MSIDISTLFDERFYLVTYTDVAAAVAQGFFASGSEHFRQFGQREQRNPSPLFDNQFYLQNYPDVAAAVAQGAFPSGLDHFLQFGQSEQRNPSSLFDSNFYLATYTDVAAAVAQGVLSSGFEHFLRYGRFEQRNPSSLFNESFYLAHNSDVAGAVAAGAFISGFDHFSRYGRLEGRDSINTAPLANSDAVVTTANTATAINVLGNDSDKNQDVLALTGFSSAANGTVTKNSDGTLTYAPNANFSGVDTFTYTIEDGYGGTATGTVAITVNPAPSVTPTNGYYGYTTGKFPNLSESSGLVRGAGDFWWTHNDSGNTAAIYAIDNRGKAISQVNLPGATNVDWEEITAGSAPGGGKYLFIGDIGNNQNLSVGSRTNQKIYVVNEPSSSAQSVSLVATLPIRYPSGSFDSEAMVFDSDRQELLIITKDLFPTTGQSKIFSRTLSPNSPTLTLVGTFDVSQRTTLSDRLVTGAALSSDRTTFILRTYNTAFLWQRTPGESWSSLFGRQPNMEIPLPNETQGEAIAFGESNTEFYTTSEQTGLFSRYAYLAIYTGTANNDVIVGDTAANVIAGEAGGDRLTGGGGADIFLYKAPNHGRDSITDFASDDTFHISEAGFGGGLRAGIPLSTTTASTGVLVSSAAPTSLGTSANFLYNTSTGVLSFDADGTGAGSAVAIATLTNTPILNVNQFVVTY; encoded by the coding sequence ATGAGCATTGATATTAGTACCTTATTCGACGAAAGGTTCTATCTAGTCACTTATACAGATGTCGCCGCTGCTGTCGCTCAAGGATTTTTTGCCAGTGGCTCAGAGCATTTCAGGCAGTTCGGGCAACGCGAGCAACGCAATCCTAGCCCTCTGTTTGACAACCAATTTTATTTACAAAATTACCCTGATGTTGCTGCGGCAGTAGCTCAGGGAGCCTTTCCCAGCGGTTTAGACCACTTCTTGCAATTTGGTCAGTCTGAGCAACGCAACCCTAGTTCCCTGTTTGACAGCAACTTCTATTTAGCGACTTATACGGATGTTGCTGCGGCAGTAGCCCAAGGTGTTTTGAGCAGCGGATTTGAGCATTTTCTACGCTATGGGCGGTTTGAACAGCGCAATCCTAGTTCTTTGTTCAATGAAAGTTTTTACTTAGCTCACAACTCAGATGTTGCTGGAGCAGTTGCAGCGGGCGCTTTTATCAGTGGGTTTGACCATTTCTCCCGCTATGGCAGATTGGAAGGGCGTGACAGCATCAATACGGCTCCTCTTGCCAATAGTGACGCTGTTGTGACTACTGCCAATACAGCCACCGCTATCAATGTGCTAGGAAACGATAGCGATAAAAATCAAGACGTGTTGGCTCTAACTGGGTTTAGTTCAGCCGCAAATGGCACCGTGACTAAAAACAGTGATGGCACGCTGACTTATGCACCGAATGCCAATTTTAGTGGGGTAGACACCTTCACTTACACAATTGAGGATGGCTACGGTGGCACAGCAACAGGCACAGTTGCAATTACGGTTAACCCTGCGCCCTCGGTTACACCAACTAACGGCTACTACGGTTATACAACTGGAAAATTTCCTAATCTAAGCGAATCTTCCGGTTTAGTGCGAGGAGCGGGAGATTTTTGGTGGACTCACAACGATTCGGGCAATACTGCGGCTATCTATGCAATAGACAACAGAGGCAAAGCCATTAGCCAAGTCAACCTCCCTGGAGCTACCAATGTTGATTGGGAAGAGATTACCGCTGGGTCTGCTCCCGGTGGAGGCAAATACCTCTTTATTGGGGACATTGGCAACAACCAAAACCTTAGCGTTGGCTCGCGCACGAATCAGAAAATCTATGTTGTGAATGAACCGAGTTCCAGTGCTCAATCTGTGAGCTTGGTGGCAACGCTGCCGATCAGGTATCCCAGTGGATCTTTCGATAGCGAGGCCATGGTTTTTGACTCAGACAGACAAGAACTGTTAATTATCACCAAAGATTTATTCCCTACCACTGGGCAAAGCAAGATTTTTAGTCGCACTCTAAGTCCAAACAGCCCCACTCTCACCCTCGTTGGTACATTTGACGTTTCTCAGCGAACAACCTTAAGCGATCGCCTAGTCACAGGTGCAGCTTTGAGCAGCGATCGCACCACCTTTATCCTGCGTACATACAACACCGCTTTCCTGTGGCAGCGCACTCCTGGCGAATCATGGAGTAGCTTGTTTGGGCGGCAACCGAATATGGAAATCCCTCTACCCAACGAAACCCAAGGAGAAGCGATCGCCTTTGGCGAGAGTAATACAGAGTTCTACACCACGAGCGAACAAACAGGTCTGTTTAGCCGCTACGCCTATTTAGCCATTTACACAGGCACAGCCAACAACGATGTGATTGTTGGAGATACAGCAGCCAACGTGATTGCAGGCGAAGCAGGTGGCGATCGGCTCACGGGTGGAGGGGGAGCCGATATTTTCCTCTACAAAGCCCCAAACCACGGCAGAGATTCAATCACCGACTTTGCATCTGATGACACGTTCCACATCTCAGAAGCAGGATTTGGGGGTGGTTTGCGAGCAGGAATTCCCCTCAGCACGACTACTGCTTCCACAGGAGTCTTGGTAAGTAGTGCTGCGCCTACGTCACTTGGCACCAGCGCTAACTTCCTCTACAACACCAGCACTGGGGTTCTCAGCTTCGATGCTGATGGCACAGGTGCTGGCTCAGCCGTCGCGATCGCCACCTTAACTAACACGCCAATCCTCAACGTTAATCAGTTTGTTGTTACCTACTAA
- a CDS encoding nuclear transport factor 2 family protein — protein MSDEQAVLAANQAFYRAFERKDMEAMQAVWSKGTGSLCIHPGRLALRGWDAIGSSWEKIFKNTSYLEIEVEIITTEVNSAIAYVVVLEKLFQVVGNQRVQAQSMATNIFECMAQKWYLVHHHGSPLAR, from the coding sequence ATGAGTGACGAGCAAGCAGTACTAGCAGCTAATCAAGCCTTCTACCGAGCTTTTGAAAGAAAAGATATGGAGGCGATGCAGGCAGTGTGGTCCAAAGGCACAGGTAGCCTCTGCATTCACCCGGGACGGCTAGCTCTACGAGGATGGGATGCGATTGGTAGCTCTTGGGAGAAAATCTTCAAGAACACTAGCTATCTCGAAATTGAGGTAGAGATCATTACTACTGAGGTAAATAGCGCGATCGCCTATGTCGTAGTGCTCGAAAAGCTATTTCAGGTAGTCGGTAACCAGAGAGTCCAGGCTCAATCTATGGCGACTAATATTTTTGAGTGCATGGCCCAGAAATGGTATCTGGTCCATCATCACGGCAGCCCTCTAGCTCGCTAG
- a CDS encoding LL-diaminopimelate aminotransferase, with amino-acid sequence MQFAKRLAPLQSNVFADMDQAKARARAAGRDLIDLSLGSSDLPAAEHVIEAIAASLSDQSTHGYLLFHGTQAFRQAAATWYEKKFGIAVDPETEVLPLVGSQEGTAHLPLAVLNPGDFALLLDPGYPSHAGGVYLASGQIYPMPLLAENNFLPIFADIPGPVLAQSRMMVLSYPHNPTAAIAPLSFFQEAVAFCQQHNLVLVHDFPYADLVFDGTALPSVLQADPDKSVSIEFFTLSKSYNMGGFRIGYAIGNAKLIRALRQVKAAVDFNQYRGILNGAIAALTGPQESIQVTVETFQQRRDAFVTALNRIGWQVPMPTATMYVWAKLPERWSQNSMEFCTQMVEATGVAASPGAGFGKSGEGYVRFALVHEPAILKTAVDRIAQYLEAH; translated from the coding sequence ATGCAATTTGCCAAGCGTCTAGCCCCTCTTCAATCTAATGTGTTTGCTGATATGGATCAGGCAAAAGCTAGAGCCAGAGCAGCAGGCCGAGATTTGATTGATTTGTCGCTTGGCTCCTCCGACTTACCTGCAGCGGAGCATGTGATTGAGGCGATCGCTGCGTCTCTTTCAGACCAAAGCACCCACGGCTATTTGCTGTTTCATGGCACACAAGCCTTCCGCCAAGCCGCAGCCACCTGGTACGAGAAGAAGTTTGGCATTGCAGTCGATCCAGAAACCGAAGTCTTACCTTTAGTCGGTTCGCAAGAAGGCACAGCTCATTTACCTTTAGCAGTACTCAATCCCGGAGACTTTGCCCTGCTGTTAGATCCGGGTTATCCCTCTCACGCCGGGGGAGTTTATTTAGCTAGTGGGCAAATTTATCCCATGCCGCTGCTAGCTGAAAACAACTTCTTACCGATTTTTGCAGACATTCCAGGCCCAGTTTTGGCGCAGTCTCGCATGATGGTGTTGAGCTATCCTCACAACCCCACTGCCGCGATCGCCCCGCTCTCGTTTTTCCAAGAAGCGGTTGCCTTCTGCCAACAACACAATTTGGTTTTGGTGCACGATTTTCCTTACGCTGACCTCGTGTTTGATGGCACAGCTTTGCCCTCCGTCCTACAAGCTGACCCAGACAAGAGCGTATCTATCGAGTTTTTTACCCTTTCCAAGTCCTACAACATGGGTGGATTTCGGATTGGATACGCGATCGGCAATGCTAAACTGATTCGAGCTTTGCGTCAAGTCAAGGCAGCTGTAGACTTCAACCAATATAGAGGGATTTTGAATGGGGCGATCGCTGCTCTCACAGGCCCTCAAGAAAGTATTCAAGTCACTGTAGAAACTTTTCAACAACGACGCGATGCTTTTGTAACCGCTCTCAACCGCATTGGCTGGCAAGTACCGATGCCTACAGCAACTATGTATGTCTGGGCCAAGTTGCCCGAGCGCTGGAGCCAAAATTCAATGGAGTTCTGCACTCAAATGGTTGAGGCAACCGGAGTTGCTGCGTCTCCCGGTGCTGGCTTTGGTAAGTCGGGTGAAGGATATGTGCGGTTTGCCTTAGTCCATGAGCCAGCCATTTTGAAAACTGCGGTTGATAGAATTGCTCAATATCTCGAAGCTCATTGA